The following are encoded together in the Candidatus Liberimonas magnetica genome:
- a CDS encoding B12-binding domain-containing radical SAM protein: MSTKSLLINFSGYPNEPYSFVPDNGLANLAACLIKANHSTIIWDYSKVDIINNLFPYQYNKLYQDALIKITSNLKSGDNLSGKDLYEFHKLEDEIDAFQHEKMNEIAIELSSYIGKNSIDFVGMKLWTGLGFYGAMIIAKQIKKDHPNIPIFGGGPHVDWFKEMIYKVTDVFDALVYGDGEEVIVKLAEHVQGKTKLKDIPNLIYRENGSILTNPVKWIENPDELPMPVYDEDVYPAMKGDQKVKVFLVDESRGCPNSCSFCIHSRKDKKKWVTRDANKFVDQIEYLSKKYKARAFRFAGTNTPPSFMKSIAQEILKRNLSIIYSSFMHVRGVSKDFFELLKKSGCSALAFGVESGSQRILNECMDKKVSVEQIKSAVILCKQAGIKTVVSLIVPAPMETAVTQEETMQLLLELKPDSTVVFFPTLILGTRWEREYEKYGFTIKNREDVFKIAMTHRVNHLCPPLLWRDLSGYSLDGKTFKELGAETSRFVQKLKNSGLVTQLFDSTLLIADYARIPPGELANQTHSFLSTGDYAAMGKLISSINSCMVN, from the coding sequence ATGTCGACAAAGAGTCTATTGATAAACTTTTCAGGCTACCCTAATGAACCATACAGCTTTGTGCCGGACAACGGCCTTGCTAATTTGGCTGCGTGTTTGATAAAAGCAAATCATTCTACAATTATTTGGGATTATTCGAAAGTAGATATTATAAATAACTTATTTCCGTATCAGTATAATAAGTTATATCAAGATGCACTGATAAAAATAACAAGTAATTTAAAAAGTGGAGACAATCTTTCAGGAAAAGATTTATACGAATTTCATAAATTGGAAGACGAAATAGACGCTTTTCAACATGAGAAAATGAATGAAATTGCCATTGAATTAAGCAGTTATATCGGCAAAAACTCTATAGATTTTGTCGGCATGAAATTGTGGACAGGCTTGGGATTTTATGGTGCGATGATAATTGCTAAACAGATAAAAAAAGACCATCCAAATATCCCTATTTTCGGCGGGGGGCCGCATGTCGATTGGTTTAAGGAAATGATCTATAAAGTTACCGACGTGTTTGATGCTTTGGTGTACGGGGACGGCGAAGAAGTTATTGTAAAATTGGCAGAGCATGTGCAGGGGAAGACAAAACTTAAAGATATTCCGAATCTAATTTATAGAGAAAATGGCAGCATATTGACTAATCCTGTAAAATGGATAGAAAATCCGGACGAACTGCCTATGCCTGTATATGACGAAGACGTTTATCCTGCCATGAAAGGAGACCAGAAAGTAAAAGTTTTTTTAGTTGATGAAAGCAGAGGGTGCCCAAATTCTTGCAGTTTTTGCATACATTCAAGAAAAGACAAAAAAAAATGGGTGACAAGAGATGCGAATAAATTTGTTGATCAAATTGAATACCTGTCTAAAAAATACAAGGCCAGAGCTTTCAGGTTTGCCGGCACAAATACACCGCCTTCTTTTATGAAAAGCATTGCGCAAGAAATACTTAAAAGAAACCTGTCTATTATTTATTCATCCTTTATGCATGTGAGAGGCGTGTCAAAAGATTTTTTTGAGCTGCTAAAAAAGTCAGGTTGCTCTGCCCTCGCCTTCGGAGTTGAATCCGGAAGCCAAAGGATTTTAAATGAATGTATGGATAAAAAAGTGTCTGTTGAACAGATAAAAAGTGCAGTCATTTTATGTAAGCAGGCAGGTATTAAAACCGTTGTGAGTTTAATAGTTCCTGCTCCTATGGAAACCGCAGTAACACAAGAGGAGACGATGCAGTTATTGCTCGAACTTAAACCGGATTCAACTGTTGTATTTTTCCCAACATTGATTTTAGGCACAAGATGGGAAAGAGAATATGAAAAATACGGATTTACTATTAAAAATCGGGAAGATGTTTTTAAAATAGCAATGACCCACAGGGTTAATCACTTATGCCCGCCTTTATTATGGCGCGATTTGTCCGGTTATTCATTAGACGGTAAAACATTTAAGGAACTTGGAGCGGAAACTTCAAGGTTTGTTCAAAAATTAAAGAACAGCGGTTTGGTTACGCAATTATTTGACAGCACGCTTTTAATAGCAGATTATGCCAGAATACCGCCAGGAGAACTGGCTAATCAAACTCATTCTTTTCTTTCAACCGGCGATTATGCTGCAATGGGAAAACTCATCTCTTCAATTAATTCCTGCATGGTCAATTAA
- a CDS encoding B12-binding domain-containing radical SAM protein, with translation MSTKSILINYGGYPRSTRNFVPDNGVASLAGALLAKGHTTTILDYSTVDIVKRIFPHQYKDELEKITERIKIHIRQGIDPDRKDLEAFRFIDNLIEKYEYDKMLEIAQEIFEYIESHKVDFVGIKLFLGDSFEGSVRIAQYLKIKKPGLPIFAGGPHVDAFMSRIFDITKVFDVLAYGEGEETIFMLAEFVEGKKRLEEIPNILYRSGTKVVINPMKRIEDLNALPYPVYDEEIYPAMKGDQKVKVILIDESRGCPNACNFCCHPSKSGKKVRVRNHKTVVDIMESMKTKHDIKAFRFAGSSPPPVHKKLIAQELLDRKLDFQYTTFCAVKGGKLEDFELLKNSGCFAILFGIESGSQEILNRSMNKNVTLEQVKNAVALCKKSGIATVGSVIVPAPFESEVTKNETLNLLNELVLDSTTVCLPTPIPGTKWGDDLLKYNFNIPDERQFWKDAIVFNLKNYYPQFLWKPMPGYRLNNKPFNEIAQETSEFVRKLESRGLTTQASDEILLLAHYAGLSTREFRDKNDQYFSEGNYQAISRMVSGINKNILN, from the coding sequence ATGTCTACAAAAAGTATTTTGATAAATTACGGTGGATATCCGCGTTCAACGCGCAACTTTGTTCCTGACAACGGAGTTGCTTCTTTAGCCGGGGCACTATTGGCTAAAGGACACACGACTACGATATTAGACTATTCTACAGTAGATATTGTTAAGAGAATATTTCCTCACCAATATAAAGATGAATTGGAAAAAATAACGGAAAGAATAAAAATACATATTAGACAAGGAATTGATCCTGATAGAAAAGATTTGGAAGCTTTTCGCTTTATTGATAACCTGATAGAAAAATATGAGTATGATAAAATGCTTGAAATTGCGCAGGAAATTTTTGAATATATTGAGTCTCATAAAGTTGATTTTGTCGGTATAAAATTATTTTTAGGCGATTCCTTTGAAGGTTCTGTCAGGATTGCTCAATACCTGAAAATAAAGAAGCCCGGGCTGCCTATTTTTGCAGGCGGGCCCCATGTTGATGCTTTTATGTCGAGAATATTTGATATAACAAAAGTATTTGACGTTCTCGCTTACGGTGAAGGCGAAGAAACAATATTTATGCTGGCAGAATTTGTTGAAGGAAAGAAAAGGCTTGAAGAGATACCAAATATATTGTATCGTTCAGGCACAAAAGTGGTAATCAATCCGATGAAAAGAATCGAAGATTTGAATGCATTACCTTATCCCGTATATGATGAAGAAATTTATCCAGCTATGAAAGGCGACCAGAAAGTTAAGGTGATACTTATTGACGAAAGCAGAGGATGCCCGAATGCATGCAATTTCTGCTGCCATCCGTCTAAAAGCGGGAAAAAGGTACGGGTACGCAACCACAAGACAGTTGTTGATATTATGGAATCAATGAAGACAAAACATGACATAAAAGCATTTCGTTTTGCCGGCTCAAGCCCGCCTCCGGTGCATAAAAAACTTATTGCGCAAGAGCTATTAGATAGGAAATTAGATTTTCAATACACTACCTTTTGTGCTGTTAAAGGGGGTAAACTGGAAGATTTTGAGCTTTTGAAAAACTCGGGATGTTTTGCTATACTTTTTGGCATTGAATCAGGCAGCCAGGAAATCTTAAATAGAAGCATGAACAAGAACGTAACCCTGGAGCAAGTCAAAAACGCTGTTGCCTTGTGCAAGAAATCCGGCATAGCAACCGTAGGAAGCGTTATAGTGCCGGCACCTTTTGAATCCGAGGTAACAAAAAACGAAACATTGAATTTACTTAACGAGCTTGTCCTTGATTCAACTACTGTCTGTTTACCTACGCCTATCCCTGGTACAAAATGGGGAGATGACTTATTGAAATATAATTTTAACATTCCAGATGAGCGGCAATTCTGGAAAGATGCAATTGTTTTTAACTTAAAAAACTATTATCCGCAATTCTTGTGGAAACCGATGCCCGGCTACCGGCTTAATAATAAGCCGTTTAACGAAATAGCCCAAGAGACATCAGAGTTTGTGCGGAAATTAGAAAGCAGAGGATTAACAACTCAAGCCAGCGATGAGATACTTCTTTTAGCGCATTATGCAGGGCTTTCCACAAGAGAATTCAGGGATAAAAATGACCAGTATTTCAGCGAAGGTAATTACCAGGCTATCAGCCGAATGGTAAGCGGTATAAACAAAAATATTCTAAACTGA
- a CDS encoding GAF domain-containing protein, with translation MNNKYLQVSKYIGISLAIGVFIYALFFVGKANPHSIPWFLSFIFNAFLCIFVYLNNRFNKVNRIFTIFNLCGTLWILGAFILHIAPSERFAYNYTRFFSIGMIFIPPTFLHFVIILTQSKNLTLKKALNIAYIFAVILYVLSLNGLFVKEFTWIGWKYYPQPYIVYKFYIINFVFWMIFSLLHVFRSYKNAKSYKIKNQLKYFFLAISVGTFFGSMNLLTSFGFKIYPIGGFANIITPAILAYAIVKHQLLDIQVIIRKSAIYGTLTISLIGIYALIVGGLTAVFGVVGHSGSWFINGIAGLSIAVLFLPMREKIQLVIDKLFFKVRYDYHQTLSNLSAELTSIIRLENLLELLVTQVVETMQVQKGFIMLFDRQKEVFSTISQLGMDKEAILNFSIDKNDKFISFLAKNKKIVYLDEIQDSFVVPLKQLTMSLCVPLITKGNLVGILNLGYRLSEDQYTKEDIELLTTISNQAAIAVENAQLHRQIMDTEKDLLSSDKFSALDTFAANIAHEIKNPLTSIKTFCQLLYDKFNDKLFVEKFNSIIPKEIERLENVLENMLHFNKTLNVSFGKVDIKQVLEELIGLLYYEIYKQNIALKKQYPETSLEVKGNAEQLKQVFMNLILNSIQAMPKGGSLSISIKELMEDKNNTQFIEVSVTDTGCGIPKESLNKLFKPFYTTKPKGTGLGLSITRKIVREHEGTISVESIPNSGTTFIVKLPVYQ, from the coding sequence ATGAATAATAAATATCTGCAGGTATCAAAATACATCGGAATATCTCTTGCAATTGGAGTATTTATATACGCTCTTTTTTTTGTCGGTAAGGCTAACCCACATTCTATTCCCTGGTTTCTATCTTTTATCTTTAATGCATTCCTATGTATTTTTGTATATCTCAATAACCGGTTTAACAAAGTTAACAGGATATTCACCATATTTAATTTATGTGGTACTCTATGGATTTTGGGGGCATTTATCCTGCATATAGCACCCAGCGAAAGATTTGCATATAATTATACCCGGTTCTTTTCTATCGGTATGATTTTTATTCCTCCGACATTTTTACATTTTGTTATTATTCTTACCCAGAGCAAGAACCTAACATTAAAGAAAGCCCTTAATATTGCATATATCTTTGCAGTTATATTATATGTTTTAAGCCTTAACGGCTTATTTGTTAAGGAATTTACGTGGATTGGCTGGAAGTATTATCCGCAGCCGTATATTGTTTATAAATTTTATATAATTAACTTTGTTTTCTGGATGATATTTTCATTACTACACGTCTTTCGCAGTTACAAAAATGCGAAATCATATAAAATCAAGAATCAGCTTAAATATTTTTTCTTAGCTATTTCGGTAGGTACATTTTTCGGGTCAATGAATCTACTAACCTCCTTTGGTTTTAAAATATACCCTATAGGAGGTTTTGCAAATATCATTACACCTGCAATTTTGGCATACGCTATTGTTAAGCATCAGCTTCTTGATATTCAGGTAATTATCCGAAAAAGCGCTATCTATGGTACTTTAACTATATCATTAATAGGTATTTATGCGCTTATAGTAGGCGGTTTAACTGCTGTTTTTGGAGTAGTAGGACATTCTGGCAGTTGGTTCATCAACGGAATAGCTGGCCTTTCCATAGCTGTTCTGTTTTTACCGATGAGAGAAAAAATACAGCTTGTTATAGATAAATTATTCTTTAAAGTCAGGTATGATTATCATCAGACCCTATCGAATCTAAGCGCAGAGCTGACTTCCATAATCAGGCTGGAGAATTTGCTTGAATTATTGGTTACTCAGGTCGTAGAAACAATGCAGGTTCAAAAAGGATTTATAATGCTCTTTGACAGACAAAAAGAAGTTTTTAGTACAATTAGCCAGCTGGGCATGGATAAGGAAGCTATTTTAAATTTTTCTATTGATAAAAATGATAAGTTTATTTCTTTTCTTGCCAAAAACAAGAAAATAGTTTATCTGGATGAAATACAAGACAGTTTTGTTGTGCCTTTAAAACAGTTGACTATGTCCTTATGCGTGCCTCTCATCACAAAAGGCAATTTAGTGGGCATTTTAAATCTTGGTTATAGATTATCCGAGGACCAATACACAAAAGAAGATATAGAGCTCCTTACAACAATATCCAATCAAGCAGCCATCGCAGTTGAGAATGCACAATTACACAGACAAATAATGGATACGGAAAAGGACCTTCTATCCTCAGATAAGTTCTCAGCTTTGGACACTTTCGCGGCAAACATAGCGCACGAAATAAAAAATCCTCTTACTTCCATAAAAACATTCTGCCAGCTCCTTTACGATAAATTCAATGATAAATTATTCGTTGAAAAATTTAACAGCATAATCCCAAAAGAAATAGAACGTTTAGAAAACGTGCTGGAGAATATGCTGCATTTTAATAAAACCTTAAATGTCTCATTCGGCAAGGTGGACATTAAGCAGGTACTTGAGGAATTGATAGGTTTGTTATATTACGAGATCTATAAACAAAATATAGCGTTAAAAAAACAGTATCCCGAAACTTCTTTGGAAGTAAAAGGGAACGCAGAACAATTAAAACAAGTCTTTATGAACCTGATATTGAACTCCATACAGGCTATGCCAAAAGGAGGCAGTTTATCTATCTCTATCAAAGAACTCATGGAAGACAAGAATAATACTCAATTTATTGAAGTTTCAGTTACAGATACAGGCTGCGGAATACCTAAAGAATCTTTGAATAAACTCTTTAAACCTTTTTATACAACTAAACCAAAAGGTACAGGTTTAGGCCTATCTATAACCCGCAAGATCGTAAGAGAACATGAAGGGACAATAAGTGTAGAGAGCATACCTAATAGCGGGACCACCTTTATAGTTAAACTGCCTGTTTACCAATAG
- a CDS encoding ThiF family adenylyltransferase, with product MTKSFSRNIGLISEKEQDKLQNSTVAIAGVGGVGGFPAERLARLGIGHLKIADPESFSETDINRQFGATKETIGKKKVDVIEKLVKEINPDIVVNKFGDGIKENNVNEFLKGTDLVIDAIEFFIFGPRMLLYPKARKTGKIILLSGAVGFGAPLFVFSPEGMTMEEYFNVPKDKNRLDKFQIPLNKMCPVALDYIPKELIEDIYKGKHHVPTLSPICALAGSLLAMETVFRLLGKRTGGYVPYHTYIDLYKQELIIL from the coding sequence ATGACCAAAAGCTTTAGCAGGAATATCGGACTAATATCCGAGAAAGAACAGGATAAACTTCAAAATTCAACAGTTGCTATAGCAGGGGTTGGAGGAGTCGGAGGGTTCCCTGCAGAACGTTTAGCCCGTTTAGGTATTGGGCATTTGAAAATAGCGGACCCGGAAAGTTTTTCCGAAACCGATATTAACAGGCAGTTCGGAGCTACAAAGGAAACCATAGGTAAAAAGAAAGTAGACGTAATTGAAAAATTAGTAAAAGAAATAAACCCGGACATAGTTGTCAATAAATTCGGCGACGGTATTAAGGAAAATAATGTTAATGAATTCCTCAAGGGGACCGATCTCGTCATAGACGCTATAGAATTTTTTATATTTGGACCAAGAATGTTGTTATACCCAAAGGCCAGAAAAACAGGGAAGATTATTCTGCTTTCAGGAGCGGTCGGCTTCGGCGCACCTCTTTTTGTGTTCTCGCCCGAAGGCATGACTATGGAAGAATATTTTAATGTCCCCAAGGACAAAAACAGACTTGATAAATTTCAGATCCCTCTAAATAAAATGTGCCCGGTTGCCTTAGACTATATACCAAAAGAATTGATAGAAGACATTTATAAAGGAAAACACCATGTACCTACCTTAAGCCCTATATGCGCATTGGCCGGCAGCCTGTTAGCTATGGAAACGGTATTCAGGCTTCTTGGTAAAAGAACTGGTGGCTATGTCCCTTATCATACTTATATCGATTTATATAAACAAGAATTAATAATTCTATAA
- a CDS encoding isoprenylcysteine carboxylmethyltransferase family protein, producing MQFTLIAPIVLFLVGLIHLFETFYLEKNKEKGKTYAKWTLPALSMGFVLVLASSLSEFYSVNRTIDSIISGMGLLITLIRIPIKLWAAKTLGQYWSPHVKIRSNHMVIKSGPYKYLRHPVYFAASMELVGIPLFVNAYYTLVSTSLVLVSLIVARMYIEEKVLLAELGEQYIEYKKETWGMIPLIH from the coding sequence ATGCAGTTTACTTTAATTGCTCCCATTGTACTATTCTTAGTAGGTCTTATTCATCTATTTGAAACATTTTATTTAGAAAAAAACAAAGAAAAAGGAAAAACCTATGCAAAATGGACATTGCCGGCTCTAAGTATGGGTTTTGTTCTTGTGCTTGCTAGCAGCCTGAGTGAATTTTATTCGGTAAACCGAACAATTGATTCTATTATTTCAGGGATGGGCCTTTTGATAACATTGATTAGGATTCCTATTAAACTTTGGGCAGCAAAAACTTTGGGTCAATACTGGAGCCCACATGTAAAGATACGTAGTAACCATATGGTAATAAAATCTGGACCGTATAAGTATCTGCGTCATCCTGTATACTTCGCAGCTTCAATGGAATTGGTAGGGATACCTTTGTTTGTTAATGCATATTATACTTTAGTTTCTACATCACTGGTGCTGGTTTCATTAATTGTAGCGCGTATGTATATCGAAGAAAAAGTATTATTAGCAGAATTAGGTGAACAATATATTGAATACAAAAAAGAAACATGGGGTATGATCCCATTGATACATTGA
- a CDS encoding B12-binding domain-containing radical SAM protein produces the protein MKILLVLPPSKRLIGIQEQIFPVGLGYLAAVLEKEGYDAHIYNIDMDPNENNFELNAALNSEEHLKANYQMHKIEAELNNDSHIVWHEIFETLNIYIPDIVGISVTTMTFKAALKVAEICKKWKPDVKIVFGGHHPTIDSEMTLMNNDVDFVIRGEGEETLKELVNKINQKSDNFSEIDGLSFKLDGKIIHNRNRGLINDLNTIPYPARHLLINKNKFPDLFTKNSVMGIGRGCPWKCTFCSSSAIWGRNVRIRNISNIIGEIRMLVDKYGAQKISFYDDTFSVNKDFVSSLCERIIDEGIKIKWICLSRADCLDDKIIRLMKKAGCIAIALGVESGSDKILEFLDKKEDLEKIKAVSKLIKSNGIWLTTFFMIGIPTESKNDIEKSLNLMKEVGPNEIYLSSFKANPGTMAFEYIVNNKIMSQNELMNTNSDIYRNHKFMDNISREEYKNIFDNAYNFISEYNRNYKIQARHN, from the coding sequence ATGAAAATATTATTAGTATTGCCGCCAAGTAAAAGGCTTATCGGAATTCAAGAACAAATCTTCCCTGTAGGATTAGGGTATTTGGCTGCTGTTTTGGAAAAAGAGGGCTATGATGCTCATATTTACAACATAGATATGGATCCTAATGAAAATAATTTCGAACTAAATGCAGCTTTAAACAGTGAAGAACACCTAAAGGCAAATTACCAAATGCATAAAATTGAAGCTGAGTTAAATAATGATAGCCATATTGTATGGCACGAAATATTTGAAACATTAAATATTTATATACCTGATATTGTTGGAATTTCAGTTACAACTATGACTTTTAAAGCGGCATTGAAAGTTGCAGAAATTTGCAAAAAATGGAAACCTGATGTTAAAATCGTATTTGGAGGGCATCATCCGACTATTGATTCGGAAATGACTCTGATGAACAATGATGTAGACTTTGTTATAAGGGGCGAAGGTGAAGAAACTTTAAAAGAGCTGGTTAACAAAATAAATCAAAAAAGCGATAATTTTAGTGAAATTGATGGCCTCTCATTTAAATTGGATGGAAAGATAATTCATAATAGAAATAGAGGTTTAATAAATGATTTAAATACAATACCATATCCAGCCAGGCACTTGCTCATAAATAAAAACAAATTCCCCGATCTTTTTACTAAAAATTCCGTAATGGGTATAGGAAGAGGCTGCCCATGGAAATGTACCTTTTGTTCCAGCTCAGCAATATGGGGAAGGAATGTTCGAATTAGGAATATTAGCAATATAATTGGCGAAATAAGAATGCTTGTTGATAAGTATGGAGCGCAAAAAATATCTTTTTATGATGATACATTTAGTGTCAATAAGGATTTTGTATCAAGTTTATGTGAAAGAATAATTGATGAAGGAATAAAAATAAAATGGATATGTCTAAGCAGGGCGGATTGTTTAGATGATAAAATAATCAGGCTTATGAAAAAAGCAGGATGTATTGCGATTGCGCTTGGCGTAGAATCTGGCAGTGATAAAATATTGGAATTTTTAGACAAGAAAGAGGATTTAGAAAAAATTAAAGCGGTTTCAAAGTTGATAAAGTCCAATGGTATCTGGCTTACTACATTTTTTATGATTGGGATTCCAACCGAGTCGAAAAATGACATAGAAAAATCCCTGAATTTAATGAAAGAAGTCGGCCCTAATGAGATTTATTTGTCTTCTTTTAAGGCGAATCCTGGAACAATGGCCTTTGAATACATTGTAAATAATAAAATAATGTCTCAAAATGAATTAATGAACACTAATTCTGACATATATAGAAATCATAAATTTATGGACAATATAAGCAGGGAAGAATATAAGAATATTTTTGATAATGCTTATAATTTTATTAGCGAATATAACAGAAATTATAAAATTCAAGCTAGACATAATTAA
- a CDS encoding response regulator, whose amino-acid sequence MINKNVLIIDDECGVRESLSVALQNDCRVTTAESGEEGLKLIKENLPGLVVLDINLPGMDGIEALRNFRIIDASLPVIMISGMEEIKNIAASFRLGVIDFFCKPFNINEFSRVVNQALSKEEEANTNNGENTVSSGLDDFIEKKVDTALQDNLELKDALKSFDDQFVDEILNGNIRNTNKNRPS is encoded by the coding sequence ATGATTAACAAAAACGTATTGATTATTGATGACGAATGTGGCGTAAGAGAATCTTTATCTGTAGCTTTGCAGAACGATTGTAGAGTAACAACAGCAGAAAGCGGAGAAGAAGGACTGAAGCTTATTAAAGAGAACTTACCCGGCCTGGTAGTACTTGATATCAATCTACCCGGAATGGATGGAATTGAGGCCTTAAGAAATTTCAGGATCATTGATGCTTCTTTGCCTGTAATAATGATATCCGGAATGGAAGAAATTAAAAATATCGCAGCATCCTTTCGGTTAGGCGTCATAGACTTCTTCTGTAAACCTTTTAATATAAATGAATTTAGTAGAGTTGTTAATCAAGCCCTGAGCAAAGAGGAAGAAGCAAATACAAATAACGGAGAAAACACTGTTTCTTCCGGCCTTGACGACTTTATCGAAAAAAAAGTAGATACTGCGTTACAAGACAACCTTGAACTAAAAGACGCTCTTAAAAGTTTCGACGACCAATTTGTCGATGAAATCTTAAATGGAAATATCCGCAATACCAATAAGAACCGGCCAAGTTAA
- a CDS encoding response regulator: MPDDFSTKPSKVYLKPSLEWSSMLIDNLREGYANCKMLYNGHNEPVDWTYLDVNKAFEEIIGIKKITGKKTTEIMPYLKESNPEIFEVFGRVALTGKSEQFKTEIYLLNKWLDITTLSSSKGYFLAIFQNITEQRHSEEEKNKLHEQLLQSQKMDAIGRLVGGIAHDFNNQLTAILGFCNIALGDLGPDNPASQDLIEITKAGEKSASLIRQLMAFARKQVLIPKILNLNELITDIKKMLSQLISENIKIELNLENSLGSIKVDPAQIEQVLLNLIVNARDAMPKGGLLIIETKNVELDEEYAIIHPEVHPGPYVKLEVADTGHGMTQEVLSHIFEPFYTTKEYGKGTGLGLSTVHGIVKQSGGHISVYSEIGKGTSFRIYFPQIFDKAHVLHEKESIKNYTGNETILLVEDEDGVKTVIKRILESNGYKVIEASSSEDALKICRLGDKKIHLLITDVIMSGMDGSELSTQIKKEYPDIKVLFMSGYIEEYIVHRGVLDEGINFMQKPIMQKDLLIKVREVLEKK, translated from the coding sequence ATGCCTGATGATTTCAGTACAAAGCCATCGAAAGTATATTTGAAACCGTCCTTGGAATGGTCTTCTATGCTAATTGACAACCTTAGGGAGGGGTATGCCAACTGTAAAATGCTTTACAACGGGCATAACGAGCCAGTGGATTGGACATATTTAGATGTCAACAAGGCCTTTGAAGAAATTATCGGAATAAAAAAAATTACCGGCAAAAAAACAACTGAAATTATGCCTTACCTTAAAGAATCAAACCCTGAGATATTTGAAGTTTTTGGAAGGGTGGCCTTGACAGGAAAATCAGAACAATTCAAAACCGAAATTTATCTTTTAAATAAGTGGCTGGATATAACAACTTTAAGTTCTTCTAAAGGATACTTTTTAGCTATTTTCCAAAATATCACAGAACAAAGGCATTCGGAAGAAGAAAAGAATAAACTGCACGAGCAGCTGCTGCAATCTCAGAAAATGGACGCCATTGGAAGGCTGGTCGGAGGTATTGCTCACGATTTCAATAACCAACTAACTGCAATATTGGGGTTTTGTAATATAGCTTTAGGAGACTTGGGCCCGGACAATCCTGCAAGCCAGGACCTGATAGAAATAACAAAAGCCGGCGAAAAATCAGCATCATTAATACGCCAGCTGATGGCCTTTGCTCGCAAACAAGTGCTCATTCCAAAGATCCTGAACCTAAATGAGTTGATAACTGATATAAAAAAAATGCTCAGTCAGCTTATAAGTGAAAATATAAAAATCGAATTGAATCTTGAGAATAGCCTGGGTTCCATTAAGGTCGACCCGGCTCAGATCGAACAGGTCCTTCTTAATCTTATCGTAAACGCCCGCGATGCTATGCCAAAAGGCGGGCTGCTTATTATTGAAACAAAAAATGTTGAGCTTGATGAAGAATATGCAATTATCCACCCGGAAGTACATCCTGGCCCCTACGTCAAGCTGGAGGTCGCTGATACAGGTCATGGAATGACCCAAGAAGTATTATCACATATATTTGAACCTTTTTATACTACCAAAGAATACGGGAAAGGAACAGGCCTTGGTTTATCCACTGTACACGGAATAGTAAAACAGAGCGGAGGGCACATTTCTGTTTACAGCGAGATCGGAAAAGGAACAAGCTTCAGGATATACTTTCCGCAAATTTTTGACAAAGCGCATGTTTTACATGAAAAAGAAAGTATAAAAAATTATACAGGCAATGAGACGATTCTGCTCGTAGAAGACGAAGACGGAGTAAAAACTGTAATTAAGCGTATTTTAGAATCAAATGGTTATAAAGTAATTGAAGCATCGAGCAGTGAAGATGCCCTTAAAATATGCAGGCTGGGCGACAAAAAGATCCACTTATTGATAACTGATGTTATTATGTCAGGCATGGACGGCAGTGAGCTTTCAACCCAAATAAAAAAAGAGTACCCTGATATAAAGGTCCTGTTTATGTCCGGCTATATAGAAGAATATATAGTCCATAGAGGTGTATTGGACGAAGGGATCAATTTTATGCAGAAACCTATAATGCAAAAAGACCTGCTGATAAAAGTACGTGAAGTTCTGGAGAAAAAATAA
- a CDS encoding phage holin family protein — protein sequence MIKLALTIVRNIISLKLITLVLPGIQAEGFSVLISASIVIWLLNLLLKPILFIITLPITLVTLGIFTFIINGFLFYLIPKFVSGFSVENFWQAILAALLFGFINFFLDIFFKTKSSEVLFHAATRQPSAPGPYGNVVDAEVVHPKDTKQIQDK from the coding sequence ATGATAAAATTAGCTTTAACTATCGTTAGGAATATAATATCGCTTAAGTTAATTACCCTTGTTCTGCCGGGAATACAAGCCGAAGGGTTCTCGGTTCTTATATCAGCTTCTATCGTCATCTGGCTTTTGAACCTTCTTCTTAAGCCTATACTCTTTATTATTACCCTTCCCATCACCCTTGTTACGCTGGGCATTTTTACGTTCATTATTAACGGTTTTTTGTTTTACCTGATACCGAAGTTCGTGAGCGGTTTTAGTGTGGAAAATTTCTGGCAAGCAATACTTGCAGCGCTCCTTTTCGGTTTTATAAACTTCTTTTTAGATATATTTTTTAAAACAAAAAGTTCCGAGGTCCTTTTTCACGCAGCTACCCGCCAGCCATCCGCCCCCGGGCCGTACGGTAATGTAGTAGATGCCGAAGTAGTCCACCCCAAAGACACCAAACAAATACAAGACAAATAA